In Oryza brachyantha chromosome 2, ObraRS2, whole genome shotgun sequence, a single window of DNA contains:
- the LOC107303603 gene encoding uncharacterized protein LOC107303603, with translation MAYLPPHKRHSSASTPTPPSLSSSLRSLSLSSPRGGGRRHHHRGAATARQPRPFNKIIHAAGCVSRWSPLPPFPDDPGDDDGSLRLEPFLCDPIERKTGAKPLALVSSSSSSSAEASPCSAEAAASAIAERFVPDLLAAAERAKAGDVAKETEEVKLSAVAKVGKVLFQSGGGSPISMNSLREAVRAGEEEGSRSHLHKSFYTNVSSECLDGMERSATEKMGLEFDSSKEHYHVKVFDKRQSDITISCKCTVQEDGKLAIHKVELNQVRHLVEDISCLFKDLDLRLMLSTKRFPKNLDAEVENAINCLVSSAVIDPDVKGGLRWPLGKESVDERFSIVGVWHTNYKAYRNENLRLKLRHADRFDHQSSTGEVSNEVTFKLIGISAKLEAGHQESSVEEMLESAVRRIWESALSHKMAP, from the exons ATGGCCTACCTCCCGCCGCACAAGCGGCACTCCAGCGCCTCCACGCccacccctccctccctctcctcctccctccgctcACTCTCCCTTTCCTcccctcgcggcggcggccgccgccaccaccaccgcggcgccgccaccgcacgCCAGCCCCGCCCGTTCAACAAGATCAtccacgccgccggctgcgTCTCCCGCTGGTCCCCGCTCCCGCCCTTCCCCGACGACCCCGGGGACGACGACGGGTCCCTCCGCCTCGAGCCCTTCCTCTGCGACCCCATCGAGCGCAAGACCGGTGCCAAGCCCCTCGccctcgtctcctcctcctcctcctcctccgccgaaGCCTCCCCCTGCTCCGCAGAGGCCGCGGCGTCCGCCATCGCCGAGAGGTTCGTGCCggacctcctcgccgcggcggagagGGCCAAGGCGGGCGATGTGGCTAAGGAGACGGAGGAGGTGAAGCTGAGCGCCGTGGCCAAGGTGGGGAAGGTGCTCTTCCAGTC GGGCGGCGGATCACCCATCTCCATGAACTCGCTCCGCGAAGCCGTGAGAGCAGGAGAAGAGg aGGGATCGAGGAGCCATCTCCATAAATCATTCTATACCAATGTGTCCAGTGAGTGCTTGGATGGAATGGAGCGATCCGCTACAGAGAAGATGGGGCTGGAGTTTGATTCCTCCAAAGAGCACTACCATGTGAAG GTCTTTGACAAGCGTCAAAGTGATATTACGATATCCTGCAAATGCACCGTGCAAGAAGATGGGAAGCTTGCAATCCATAAG GTTGAGTTAAACCAGGTAAGGCACTTAGTGGAAGATATATCCTGTCTGTTCAAGGATCTCGACCTGAGGCTGATGTTGTCTACCAAAAGATTCCCTAAAAACTTAGAT GCTGAAGTGGAAAATGCAATAAATTGCTTGGTATCTTCTGCTGTTATTGATCCTGATGTCAAAGGAGGACTTAGATGGCCACTTGGAAAAGAATCGGTTGATGAGAGGTTCAGCATAGTTGGAGTGTGGCATACAAACTATAAAGCTTACAGAAATGAGAACTTAAGGCTCAAGCTAAGGCATGCTGATCGGTTTGACCACCAAAGCTCAACAGGAGAAGTTTCTAATGAAGTTACCTTTAAACTAATTGGCATATCTGCGAAGCTGGAG GCTGGTCATCAGGAGAGCTCTGTGGAGGAGATGCTGGAATCTGCAGTACGAAGGATCTGGGAAAGCGCTTTGAGCCACAAGATGGCGCCCTGA